From one Triticum aestivum cultivar Chinese Spring chromosome 4B, IWGSC CS RefSeq v2.1, whole genome shotgun sequence genomic stretch:
- the LOC123093427 gene encoding uncharacterized protein At5g64816: MVDAWWPLLAAAVPAIVAGQAIRVKRRRDEEQRLKAARGREKSSDEVFVCERVCTSKRMLKKVGAFSKDPIPDTCVTVCGVSELDACADACARTVCVNQHQVPNWNDVCLKRCQSECLKLSSTIM, encoded by the coding sequence ATGGTGGACGCGTGGTGGCCGCTGCTGGCCGCGGCCGTCCCGGCGATCGTGGCCGGCCAGGCCATCCGCGTCAAGCGGCGGCGCGACGAGGAGCAGCGCCTCAAGGCGGCGCGGGGCCGCGAGAAGAGCTCCGACGAGGTCTTCGTCTGCGAGCGCGTCTGCACCTCCAAGCGGATGCTCAAGAAGGTGGGCGCCTTCTCCAAGGACCCCATCCCGGACACCTGCGTCACCGTCTGCGGCGTCTCCGAGCTCGACGCATGTGCCGACGCCTGCGCGCGCACCGTCTGCGTCAACCAGCACCAGGTGCCCAACTGGAACGACGTCTGCCTCAAGCGCTGCCAGAGCGAGTGCCTCAAGCTCTCCTCCACCATCATGTAG